ATCACATTTGTTTATGCGCAGTTGTGACAGCATAACCGTTACAAGGTGCGACGCACACCCCTAGCGATGCGAATGCTTGCGCTTCGTTAACCTTCAAGCGACCATGGTGTACCTTGCTAGGATAATCAGGTTACCCACATGAGCCAATACTGGAGTCCGGCCGTTCGCGAACTTACGCCTTACGTGCCCGGCGAGCAGCCCCGCGAGCAGCTTGTTAAGCTCAATACCAATGAAAACCCATACCCTCCTGCGCCAGGCGTTGGTGAGGCGCTGCGCGACTATGCAACAGACCATCTGCGCTTATACCCTGACCCTACCTCTAAAGCGTTGCGCGAAGCTCTTGCAGAGACGTTTAAGGTATCAAGCAGCCAAGTGTTTGTAGGTAATGGTTCAGACGAGGTTCTCGCGTTTGCCTTTCAAGCTTTCTTTTGCCATCAAGCGCCGCTTGATGTGCCTGAAATAACCTATAGTTTTTACCCTGTTTACGCCAACCTCTATGGCGTAGAGCTGCGCAAACATCCACTCAATAAGCAGTGGGAAGTCGATATTGATGCTCTTACAAAGGGCGCTGAGCGTAGCGGCGTTATCTTTGCCAATCCTAATGCGCCAACTGGCCATGCACACTCGCTTTCGGCGATAGAGACGCTGCTAAAGCGCGTCACGGATCGTGTCGTGCTGGTGGATGAGGCGTATGTCGATTTCGGCGCTGAAAGTGCCGTTTCGCTGGTTAATCGCTATCCTAACCTGCTTGTCACCGGTACGTTTTCTAAATCACGCAGCTTGGCAGGCTTGCGCCTGGGCTATGCGGTGGGCTCAGAGGAGTTGATTGATGGCTTACTGCGGGTAAAAGACTCTTTTAACTCTTATCCAGTGGATAGCCTGGCAAGCTTAGTAGGCATCGCCGCACTCAAAGATGTCGAGCATTTTGAAGCCTGTCGCGAGCGTGTTATTACCACTCGCGAACGCACCCGCCAGCGCCTTGTAGGGTTGGGATTTGAAGTGCTGCCCTCTAAGGCTAACTTTGTGCTTGCCCAGCACCCTGACTACGAAGGCGCGCAGCTATTTGCTAGCCTACGTGAGCGAGGCATTCTGGTGCGCCATTTTAATACCTCAGACCTTAACAACTTCCTCCGTATCACCATCGGCACCGATGATGAGATGGATAGCCTGATTGAGGCGCTGGAGACGATCTGCGGTTAAGCGTTATTGCCTTCTGCAAGCACTCGCAAGCAGAAGGCTGCTCCCCATTCGCGCGCTAAAGCGCCCTCCCACAACCCACTCTTAACACTGTGGCTTTGATTCAGCAGCGCCTTTAGTGCGGTGGTATTGTAGGAGGGAGCTTCAGCTCGCGACAGTTTTAGTTTTACCCATAAAAAAATCCCCCAAGGCATCAGCCCTGGGGGATTTTTCATAATAAGTGCCTGACAATGACCTACTCTCGCATGGGGAGACCCCACACTACCATCGGCGCTAAGCGGTTTCACTTCTGAGTTCGGCAAGGGATCAGGTGGTTCACGCGTGCTATGGTCGTCAGGCGTAACTGTTAATGTACATCATGCTGACTGTTTTTAACTAAATTGTGAGCGTCTTATCGCCTGCCGCCCTGGCAGTCTGTTGCCTGGGCCACACGCTGCGTATCCGGCATTCATTCACGTCATCATCACGACCAGACCCCTTGGGTGTTATAGGGTCAAGCCTCACGGGCCATTAGTACACGTTAGCTCAACGCCTTGCAGCGCTTCCACACCGTGCCTATCAACCAGCTGGTCTCGCTGGGCCCTTCAGGAGGCTCTAGGCCTCAGGGATGTCTCATCTTGAAGGGGGCTTCCCGCTTAGATGCTTTCAGCGGTTATCCCGTCCGACCATAGCTACCCGGCAATGCCACTGGCGTGACAACCGGAACACCAGAGGGTCGTCCACTCCGGTCCTCTCGTACTAGGAGCAGCCCTTCTCAAACATCCAACGCCCACGGCAGATAGGGACCGAACTGTCTCACGACGTTCTAAACCCAGCTCGCGTACCACTTTAAATGGCGAACAGCCATACCCTTGGGACCGACTTCAGCCCCAGGATGTGATGAGCCGACATCGAGGTGCCAAACACCGCCGTCGATGTGAACTCTTGGGCGGTATCAGCCTGTTATCCCCGGAGTACCTTTTATCCGTTGAGCGATGGCCCTTCCATACAGAACCACCGGATCACTAGAACCTGCTTTCGCACCTGCTCGACGTGTCTGTCTCGCAGTCAAGCACCCTTATGCTCTTGCACTCAATGCACGATGTCCGACCGTGCTGAGGGTACCTTCGTGCTCCTCCGTTACTCTTTAGGAGGAGACCGCCCCAGTCAAACTACCCACCACACACTGTCCTCGATCCGGATAACGGACCTGAGTGAGAACGCCAATGATGCCAGGCTGGTATTTCAAGGTTGGCTCCGCCCGAACTGGCGTCCGAGTTTCAAAGCCTCCCAGCTATCCTACACAGGCAACATCAGCGTCCAGTGTGAAGCTATAGTAAAGGTTCACGGGGTCTTTCCGTCTAGCCGCGGGTACACCGCATCTTCACGGCGATTTCAATTTCACTGAGTCTCGGGTGGAGACAGCGTGGCCATCATTACGCCATTCGTGCAGGTCGGAACTTACCCGACAAGGAATTTCGCTACCTTAGGACCGTTATAGTTACGGCCGCCGTTTACCGGGGCTTCAATCAAGAGCTTCGCCTTGCGGCTAACACCATCATTTAACCTTCCGGCACCGGGCAGGCGTCACACCCTATACGTCCGCTTGCGCGTTAGCAGAGTGCTGTGTTTTTAATAAACAGTTGCAGCCACCTGGTATCTTCGACCGGTTCGGGCTTAGAGAGCAAGTCTCATCACCCTACGCCGGCGTGCCTTCTCCCGAAGTTACGGCACCATTTTGCCTAGTTCCTTCACCCGAGTTCTCTCAAGCGCCTTGGGATTCTCACCCTGACCACCTGTGTCGGTTTGGGGTACGGTCGCACATGATCTGAAGCTTAGAGGCTTTTCCTGGAAGCGTGGCATCAGTGACTTCCTGACCGTGGTCAGTTCATCTCGTGTCTCGGCCTTAAAGGATCCCGGATTTACCTAAGATCCAAGCCTACTCACTTTCACCAGGACAACCAACGCCTGGCTCACCTAGCCTTCTTCGTCCCCCCATCGCAACCATGTCCGGTACGGGAATATTGACCCGTTTCCCATCGACTACGCCTTTCGGCCTCGCCTTAGGGGCCGACTCAC
This Vreelandella neptunia DNA region includes the following protein-coding sequences:
- the hisC gene encoding histidinol-phosphate transaminase; this translates as MSQYWSPAVRELTPYVPGEQPREQLVKLNTNENPYPPAPGVGEALRDYATDHLRLYPDPTSKALREALAETFKVSSSQVFVGNGSDEVLAFAFQAFFCHQAPLDVPEITYSFYPVYANLYGVELRKHPLNKQWEVDIDALTKGAERSGVIFANPNAPTGHAHSLSAIETLLKRVTDRVVLVDEAYVDFGAESAVSLVNRYPNLLVTGTFSKSRSLAGLRLGYAVGSEELIDGLLRVKDSFNSYPVDSLASLVGIAALKDVEHFEACRERVITTRERTRQRLVGLGFEVLPSKANFVLAQHPDYEGAQLFASLRERGILVRHFNTSDLNNFLRITIGTDDEMDSLIEALETICG